In the Candidatus Bathyarchaeota archaeon genome, TTGCTAGTGTAAAGCTTGAACATCTGCAGCCTTGAATGATGATCAGGCAACGGCACTATGATTCTCTTCTGAAACCTTCTGATAAACGGCCAGTCCAAATCCCAAGGTCGATTCGTAGCGCCGATGACATACGCATATAGGCTTTTACCCTTATCGATAACGCCGTCCATTTCTTTGAGAAACTGGTTTCGCACACGAACTTCGCCGCCAACCTCGCTTGAATGCCTTCCCATCAAAGAGTCTAACTCGTCAATGAACACGATGGCAGGTTTTCCGTTATTAGCAGATTTTCTTGCAGATGCAAAAAGCCTAGCCACATTTTTCTCTGCTTCTCCAAGCCATTTGGACATTATTGATGCTGCGTCTACGGATATGAAGTTGGCGTCGATTTCTGTGGCGACGGCAGCCGCTAGCAACGTTTTTCCACAGCCTGGTGGTCCGAATAGGAGTATGCCTCTGGGCCATCCTAGGGGGAAGAGGTCGGGTCTTTGAACTGGGTAAACTATTGCTTCTTTGATTGCTTTTTTTGCTGGTTCTAAGCCGATGACTTCTGGCCATTTTACATTGGGTTTTTCTTGCATAATTAGTTCGTCGTAGCTTGCCTTTCCTTCTTCTTGAGGTGCTGTAGCTTCGGCGGGTCCTTGCTTTATGTCGGGCTTTAGCGGTATTCCACCTTGTAATACTTGGACTCTTTCTTGGTATGCCATTGCACGTTGTATGTAGACTCGGTTTAAGCCATAGTCGGGGTATAATTGCACTATTTTTAGCAGGGTCTCTATGGCTCTTTGGTACATCGTGATAGCCATTCCTCTTGAGCCTTGTTTGTCTAATCTGACAGCTTCAGACGCGTAGTTTGTCGCTGCTTTTTCAAGTTCTTGAGAAGCACTCATTTTTTCACGTTCCAATTATTATTTTGCCTTTAGCAGTGAGGTTCTCCAATGTTTTTTCCACTTCCTTGGGTGGGATTTCTAACTTTAACGCGCACTCGGTTACGTCTATTTGTCCTTTACAATTCCTTATGTATTCCAGCAGCTGCTTTTCAATGGACTCGGAATGTTGAATTCTGAGAGAGATGCTTTGCATTTTCAAATCCTTAATCGAAAGAAACGCTTCAGGCGCTTCTTTTAACCCGTCTTTGACCGATTCTGGGCATGCAGCAACCAAAGCAACCATTTCTCTAAGCTTCTGCTTCGGCTGCTCAGTCTCTAGCAAAGATTCCGAGGCGGGCGGTTCGGGCAGTTTCTCATGCAGGTTTTGCTCTAGAAGTGCATTGACTTCCTTGAGAATTTCTTGTCCAGCGGGAGTTTTCACGTTAGTTTGT is a window encoding:
- a CDS encoding AAA family ATPase; protein product: MSASQELEKAATNYASEAVRLDKQGSRGMAITMYQRAIETLLKIVQLYPDYGLNRVYIQRAMAYQERVQVLQGGIPLKPDIKQGPAEATAPQEEGKASYDELIMQEKPNVKWPEVIGLEPAKKAIKEAIVYPVQRPDLFPLGWPRGILLFGPPGCGKTLLAAAVATEIDANFISVDAASIMSKWLGEAEKNVARLFASARKSANNGKPAIVFIDELDSLMGRHSSEVGGEVRVRNQFLKEMDGVIDKGKSLYAYVIGATNRPWDLDWPFIRRFQKRIIVPLPDHHSRLQMFKLYTSNLNLNPDMSLHELARLSEGFSGSDIKDCCQSAYLRVIGEFFESGRADDKQAKPRPVTMNDFRQILEDRKPSVSLDMVASYTKWFDAFKAL